A portion of the Streptomyces sp. YPW6 genome contains these proteins:
- a CDS encoding LacI family DNA-binding transcriptional regulator gives MTAAGKHQVSRTETPRRSGRPGRAGIRDVAAAAGVSITTVSDALNGKGRLPDATRRHVREVAERLGYRPSAAARTLRTGKSGLIGLTVTTYGNEPFTFTEFAYFAEMARAATSAALARGYALVILPATSRHDVWSNVALDGTVVIDPSDQDPVVTELVRQGLPVVSDGRPAGTLPVTAWVDNDHRAAVLDLLDHLAAAGARRIGLLTGNTTDTYTQLSTTAYLHWCERVGQDPVYESYPAHDPCAGAVAADRLLARPDRPDAVYGLFDPNGTDLLAAARRYGLRVPDDLLLVCCSESTVYAATEPPITTLSLKPRRIGTAVVQLLIDAIEGVEHDGPVEQVIPTELIVRTSSQRRPPRTTVSAPRSPSGD, from the coding sequence ATGACAGCAGCAGGGAAGCACCAGGTGAGCCGGACGGAGACCCCCCGGCGCAGCGGCCGGCCAGGACGGGCGGGGATCCGTGACGTGGCCGCCGCGGCCGGAGTCTCGATCACGACCGTCTCCGACGCGCTCAACGGCAAGGGCAGGCTCCCGGACGCCACCCGCCGCCATGTCCGCGAGGTCGCCGAGCGCCTGGGCTACCGCCCGTCCGCCGCGGCCCGAACCCTCCGTACGGGCAAGTCGGGGCTGATCGGCCTGACCGTGACCACGTACGGGAATGAACCTTTCACCTTCACCGAATTCGCGTACTTCGCGGAGATGGCGAGAGCCGCGACCTCCGCGGCACTGGCCCGCGGCTACGCCCTCGTCATCCTGCCCGCCACCTCCCGGCACGACGTCTGGTCGAACGTCGCCCTCGACGGAACCGTCGTCATCGACCCCTCCGACCAGGACCCGGTCGTCACCGAACTCGTCCGCCAGGGACTGCCCGTCGTCTCCGACGGCCGCCCGGCCGGCACACTCCCCGTCACCGCCTGGGTCGACAACGACCACCGGGCCGCCGTACTCGACCTCCTCGACCATCTCGCCGCCGCCGGGGCCCGCCGCATCGGCCTGCTGACCGGCAACACCACCGACACCTACACCCAGCTCTCCACCACCGCCTACCTCCACTGGTGCGAGCGGGTCGGCCAGGATCCCGTCTACGAGTCCTACCCGGCCCACGACCCCTGCGCGGGGGCGGTCGCCGCCGACCGGCTGCTCGCCCGCCCGGACCGCCCCGACGCGGTCTACGGGCTCTTCGACCCCAACGGAACCGACCTCCTCGCGGCGGCCCGCCGCTACGGGCTGCGCGTCCCCGACGACCTGCTGCTCGTCTGCTGCAGCGAGTCCACCGTGTACGCGGCCACCGAGCCGCCGATCACCACGCTCTCGCTGAAGCCCCGCCGGATCGGCACGGCCGTCGTCCAGCTCCTCATCGACGCCATCGAAGGGGTCGAGCACGACGGGCCGGTGGAGCAGGTCATACCGACGGAGCTCATCGTCCGGACCTCCTCGCAACGCCGCCCACCGCGCACCACGGTCAGCGCGCCACGCTCCCCCAGCGGGGATTGA
- the thiC gene encoding phosphomethylpyrimidine synthase ThiC — protein sequence MTTSDARTPASKQNAANQGDEAGKSIGWHKGYVQGSRPDLRVPVRQVHLTNGKDVTLYDTSGPYTDPSVDTDVRRGLAPLRENWIIARGDTEEYAGRPVRPEDDGVKHTSPRGGLRNLDAVFPGRPRQPRRSRDGRPVTQLAYARRGEITPEMEYVAIRENVEAEVVREEIAAGRAVLPANVNHPEIEPMIIGKRFLVKVNANIGNSAVTSSIEEEVDKMTWATQWGADTVMDLSTGRNIHTTREWVLRNSPVPIGTVPLYQALEKVDGRAEELTWEIYKDTVIEQAEQGVDYMTVHAGVRLPYVPLTARRKTGIVSRGGSIMAAWCLAHHKESFLYEHFEELCEILATYDVTYSLGDGLRPGSIADANDEAQFAELRTLGELNTIAKRFGVQTMIEGPGHVPMHKIKENIDLQQEICEEAPFYTLGPLTTDVAPAYDHITSGIGAAMIAWWGTAMLCYVTPKEHLGLPNRDDVKTGVITYKIAAHAADLAKGHPGAQEWDDALSDARFEFRWEDQFNLALDPDTAREFHDETLPAEPAKTAHFCSMCGPKFCSMKISQDIRREHGGSQEEIEEGMAAKSKEFAAAGNRVYLPIAD from the coding sequence ATGACCACATCGGACGCACGCACGCCTGCCTCGAAACAGAACGCCGCGAACCAGGGCGACGAGGCCGGGAAGTCCATCGGCTGGCACAAGGGGTACGTCCAGGGCTCGCGCCCGGACCTCCGGGTGCCGGTCCGACAGGTGCACCTCACCAACGGCAAGGACGTGACGCTGTACGACACGTCCGGGCCGTACACCGATCCTTCGGTCGACACCGATGTCCGCCGGGGTCTCGCGCCCCTGCGGGAGAACTGGATCATCGCCCGCGGTGACACCGAGGAGTACGCGGGCCGCCCCGTGCGCCCGGAGGACGACGGGGTGAAGCACACCTCGCCGCGCGGTGGCCTGCGCAACCTCGACGCGGTCTTCCCCGGCCGGCCGCGCCAGCCGCGCCGCAGCCGCGACGGACGTCCCGTCACCCAGCTCGCGTACGCCCGGCGGGGGGAGATCACCCCGGAGATGGAGTACGTGGCGATCCGGGAGAACGTCGAGGCCGAGGTCGTACGGGAGGAGATCGCGGCGGGCCGGGCGGTGCTGCCGGCCAACGTCAACCACCCCGAGATCGAGCCGATGATCATCGGCAAGCGGTTCCTGGTGAAGGTCAACGCCAACATCGGCAACTCGGCCGTCACCTCCTCCATCGAGGAGGAGGTGGACAAGATGACCTGGGCGACCCAGTGGGGCGCCGACACGGTCATGGACCTGTCCACCGGCCGCAACATCCACACCACCCGTGAATGGGTGCTGCGCAACTCCCCCGTGCCGATCGGCACCGTCCCGCTGTACCAGGCCCTGGAGAAGGTCGACGGCCGGGCCGAGGAGCTGACCTGGGAGATCTACAAGGACACCGTCATCGAGCAGGCCGAGCAGGGCGTGGACTACATGACGGTGCACGCCGGAGTGCGCCTGCCGTACGTCCCGCTGACGGCCCGTCGCAAGACCGGGATCGTCTCGCGCGGCGGCTCGATCATGGCGGCCTGGTGCCTGGCGCACCACAAGGAGTCGTTCCTCTACGAGCACTTCGAGGAGCTCTGCGAGATCCTCGCGACGTACGACGTCACGTACTCGCTCGGCGACGGGCTGCGTCCCGGTTCGATCGCGGACGCCAACGACGAGGCGCAGTTCGCGGAGCTGCGCACGCTGGGCGAGCTGAACACGATCGCCAAGCGGTTCGGCGTACAGACCATGATCGAGGGCCCCGGGCATGTCCCGATGCACAAGATCAAGGAGAACATCGACCTTCAGCAGGAGATCTGCGAGGAGGCGCCGTTCTACACGCTCGGCCCGCTGACCACGGATGTCGCGCCCGCCTACGACCACATCACCTCGGGTATCGGCGCCGCGATGATCGCCTGGTGGGGCACGGCGATGCTCTGTTACGTCACTCCCAAGGAGCACCTGGGGCTGCCGAACCGGGACGACGTGAAGACGGGCGTGATCACCTACAAGATCGCCGCCCATGCGGCCGACCTGGCCAAGGGGCACCCGGGCGCGCAGGAGTGGGACGACGCGCTCTCGGACGCGCGGTTCGAGTTCCGCTGGGAGGACCAGTTCAACCTGGCCCTCGATCCGGACACGGCACGGGAGTTCCACGACGAGACGCTGCCCGCCGAACCGGCGAAGACGGCGCACTTCTGCTCGATGTGCGGGCCGAAGTTCTGCTCGATGAAGATCTCCCAGGACATCCGCCGCGAGCACGGTGGTTCGCAGGAGGAGATCGAGGAGGGCATGGCCGCGAAGTCGAAGGAGTTCGCGGCCGCCGGGAACCGCGTCTACCTGCCGATCGCGGACTGA
- a CDS encoding SsgA family sporulation/cell division regulator, which yields MRESVQAEVMMSFLVSEELSFRIPVELRYEVGDPYAIRMTFHLPGDAPVTWAFGRELLLDGINSPSGDGDVHIGPTEPEGLGDVHIRLQVGADRALFRAGTAPLVAFLDRTDKLVPLGQEHTLGDFDGNLEDALGRILAEEQNAG from the coding sequence ATGCGCGAGTCGGTTCAAGCAGAGGTCATGATGAGCTTCCTCGTCTCCGAGGAGCTCTCGTTCCGTATTCCGGTGGAGCTCCGGTACGAGGTCGGGGATCCGTACGCCATCCGGATGACGTTCCACTTGCCCGGCGATGCCCCGGTGACCTGGGCGTTCGGCCGCGAGCTGCTGCTGGACGGGATCAACAGCCCCAGCGGCGACGGAGATGTGCACATCGGCCCGACCGAGCCCGAAGGGCTGGGAGATGTGCACATCCGGCTTCAGGTCGGCGCGGACCGCGCGCTGTTCCGGGCGGGGACGGCTCCGCTGGTGGCGTTTCTCGACCGGACGGACAAGCTCGTGCCGCTCGGCCAGGAGCACACGCTGGGTGACTTCGACGGGAACCTGGAGGATGCGCTCGGCCGCATCCTCGCCGAGGAGCAGAACGCCGGCTGA
- a CDS encoding cytochrome ubiquinol oxidase subunit I → MDLALAPETLARWQFGITTVYHFLFVPLTISLAALTAGLQTAWVRTEKEKYLRATKFWGKLFLINIAMGVVTGIVQEFQFGMNWSDYSRFVGDIFGAPLAFEALIAFFFESTFIGLWIFGWDKLPKKVHLACMWMVSIGTILSAYFILAANSWMQHPVGYRINEERGRAELTDFWRVLTQDTAVTQFFHTITAAFLVGGAFMVGIAAFHLARKKHIPVMRTSLRLGLVTVVIAGLLTAVSGDSLAKVMFRQQPMKMAAAEALWDGQERAPFSIFAYGDVSKGHNSVEISLPGVLSFLANNDPNSYVPGINDINKESQEKYGPGDYRPNIPVAFWSFRWMIGFGMASFGLGLLGLWLTRKKFLLPPALRTGEDEVPHLVLFRNKALSPKLTKLYWLVALWTLLFPLIANSWGWIFTEMGRQPWVVYGVLETRAGVSPGVSQGEVITSMIVFTLLYAVLAVIEVKLLVKYIKAGPPELSDDDLNPPTKIGGHDEEDADRPMAFSY, encoded by the coding sequence GTGGACCTAGCTCTGGCGCCGGAAACACTGGCGCGATGGCAGTTCGGCATCACCACCGTCTACCACTTCCTCTTCGTCCCGCTGACGATCTCGCTCGCCGCGCTCACCGCCGGCCTGCAGACCGCCTGGGTGCGGACGGAGAAGGAGAAGTACCTCAGGGCGACCAAGTTCTGGGGCAAGCTGTTCCTGATCAACATCGCCATGGGCGTCGTCACGGGCATCGTCCAGGAGTTCCAGTTCGGTATGAACTGGTCCGACTACTCGCGCTTCGTCGGCGACATCTTCGGCGCTCCGCTCGCCTTCGAGGCGCTGATCGCCTTCTTCTTCGAGTCCACGTTCATCGGTCTGTGGATCTTCGGCTGGGACAAGCTGCCCAAGAAGGTCCACCTGGCCTGCATGTGGATGGTCTCGATCGGCACGATCCTCTCCGCCTACTTCATCCTGGCCGCCAACTCCTGGATGCAGCACCCGGTCGGCTACCGGATCAACGAGGAGCGCGGCCGCGCCGAGCTCACGGACTTCTGGCGGGTGCTCACCCAGGACACCGCGGTCACCCAGTTCTTCCACACCATCACGGCGGCGTTCCTGGTCGGCGGGGCCTTCATGGTCGGTATCGCCGCGTTCCACCTGGCGCGCAAGAAGCACATCCCCGTGATGCGGACCTCGCTGCGCCTGGGGCTGGTCACCGTCGTCATCGCCGGACTGCTCACCGCCGTCAGCGGCGACAGCCTCGCCAAGGTCATGTTCCGGCAGCAGCCGATGAAGATGGCCGCCGCCGAGGCCCTGTGGGACGGCCAGGAGCGGGCGCCCTTCTCGATATTCGCGTACGGGGACGTCAGCAAGGGCCACAACTCCGTGGAGATCTCGCTGCCCGGGGTGCTGTCCTTCCTCGCCAACAACGACCCGAACTCCTACGTCCCGGGCATCAACGACATCAACAAGGAGTCGCAGGAGAAGTACGGGCCCGGCGACTACCGGCCCAACATTCCGGTCGCGTTCTGGAGCTTCCGGTGGATGATCGGCTTCGGCATGGCCTCCTTCGGCCTCGGTCTCCTGGGCCTCTGGCTGACCCGGAAGAAGTTCCTGCTGCCACCGGCGCTGCGGACCGGTGAGGACGAGGTGCCGCATCTGGTCCTGTTCCGGAACAAGGCGCTGAGCCCGAAGCTCACCAAGCTCTACTGGCTCGTCGCGCTCTGGACCCTCCTCTTCCCGCTGATCGCCAACTCCTGGGGCTGGATCTTCACCGAGATGGGCCGCCAGCCGTGGGTGGTCTACGGAGTGCTGGAGACGCGCGCCGGGGTCTCCCCCGGTGTCTCGCAGGGCGAGGTCATCACCTCGATGATCGTCTTCACCCTGCTTTACGCGGTGCTCGCCGTGATCGAGGTGAAGCTGCTCGTGAAGTACATCAAGGCCGGGCCGCCGGAACTCTCCGACGACGACCTCAACCCGCCCACGAAGATCGGCGGCCACGACGAAGAAGACGCCGACCGGCCGATGGCCTTCTCGTACTGA
- a CDS encoding metallophosphoesterase produces MTQGAGQEPVVRTATLRDFRVPPYAQTPVPPQAQGAPPSSVPPHTTDPHPPAPGAPVPPTAASAPPHTAAPPRAPHPGNAVVGDEQPEGYTPTERDLPVIRRGDTVQVQTVAEPRSDEGRGPLFVVGDVHGYLDELLAALGEQGLIDAEGNWAAGNARLWFLGDFTDRGPDGIGVIDLVMRLSAEAAAAGGYCKALMGNHELLLIGAKRFADTPVNSGAGTATFQAAWLLNGGQKADMDRLQDVHLQWMSRLDAVVEEDGHLLMHSDTTAYLDYGSSIEDVNDTITAILTRNDADECWDLFRKLTKRFAFRDEGGSQAVRELLATYGGQRVVHGHSPIPYLLGEVGTEEGDDSSGPVVNGPHVYADGLAIAMDGGVTMAGKLLVVQLPLHD; encoded by the coding sequence ATGACTCAGGGGGCCGGTCAGGAACCCGTGGTGCGGACGGCGACGTTGCGTGACTTCCGGGTTCCGCCGTACGCGCAGACACCCGTGCCACCGCAGGCGCAGGGGGCGCCCCCCTCCTCGGTGCCGCCGCACACGACGGACCCGCACCCCCCGGCACCCGGCGCGCCCGTCCCGCCGACCGCCGCGTCCGCCCCGCCGCACACCGCCGCGCCGCCCCGCGCCCCGCACCCCGGCAACGCCGTCGTGGGCGACGAGCAGCCGGAGGGCTACACCCCGACCGAGCGGGACCTGCCGGTCATCCGGCGCGGCGACACGGTCCAGGTGCAGACGGTCGCCGAGCCCCGCTCCGACGAAGGCCGCGGCCCGCTCTTCGTCGTCGGCGACGTCCACGGCTACCTGGACGAACTGCTGGCCGCCCTCGGCGAGCAGGGCCTCATCGACGCGGAAGGCAACTGGGCCGCGGGCAACGCCCGGCTGTGGTTCCTCGGCGACTTCACCGACCGCGGCCCCGACGGCATCGGCGTCATCGACCTCGTCATGCGGCTTTCCGCCGAGGCGGCGGCGGCCGGCGGCTACTGCAAGGCCCTGATGGGCAACCACGAGCTGCTGCTGATCGGTGCCAAGCGGTTCGCCGACACCCCCGTCAACTCCGGAGCGGGCACCGCCACCTTCCAGGCGGCCTGGCTGCTCAACGGCGGCCAGAAGGCCGACATGGACCGTCTCCAGGACGTCCACCTCCAGTGGATGTCCCGGCTCGACGCGGTCGTCGAGGAGGACGGGCATCTGCTGATGCACTCCGACACGACGGCCTACCTCGACTACGGATCCAGCATCGAGGACGTCAACGACACGATCACGGCCATTCTCACGCGTAACGACGCCGACGAGTGCTGGGACCTCTTCCGCAAGCTCACCAAGCGGTTCGCCTTCCGGGACGAGGGCGGCTCCCAGGCGGTGCGCGAGTTGCTCGCGACGTACGGCGGACAGCGCGTCGTCCATGGTCACAGCCCCATTCCGTACCTCCTGGGCGAGGTCGGAACGGAGGAGGGCGACGACAGCTCGGGTCCCGTGGTCAACGGTCCGCACGTCTACGCGGACGGCCTCGCCATCGCCATGGACGGCGGAGTGACCATGGCCGGAAAGCTGCTGGTGGTCCAACTCCCGCTGCATGACTGA
- the hisC gene encoding histidinol-phosphate transaminase has translation MSETSPKLRAELDGVPAYVPGRPAAAGGPVAYKLSSNENPYPPLPGVLDSALAAAGNFNRYPDMACTGLMNELAGRFGVPLAHLATGTGSVGVAQQLLQATSGPGDEVIYAWRSFEAYPIITQVSGATSVKVPLTEGDVHDLDAMAEAITDRTRLIFVCNPNNPTGTVVRRAELERFLDRVPGDVLVVLDEAYKEFIRDAEVPDGIEIYRDRPNVAVLRTFSKAYGLAGLRVGFAVAHEPVAAALRKTAVPFGVSQLAQDAAVASLRAEDELLGRVGSLVAERARVSAELARQGWTVPESQANFVWLRLGERTVDFAGACERAGVVVRPFAGEGVRVTIGETEGNDLFLKTAEAFRAEL, from the coding sequence GTGAGCGAGACGAGCCCCAAGCTGCGCGCCGAGCTGGACGGCGTTCCCGCCTATGTGCCGGGCAGGCCCGCGGCGGCCGGCGGACCGGTCGCGTACAAGCTGTCCTCCAACGAGAACCCCTATCCTCCGCTGCCGGGCGTCCTGGATTCGGCGCTCGCCGCCGCGGGGAACTTCAACCGCTACCCGGACATGGCGTGCACCGGCCTGATGAACGAGCTGGCCGGGCGTTTCGGTGTGCCCCTCGCGCACCTCGCCACCGGAACGGGGTCGGTGGGAGTGGCCCAGCAGCTGCTCCAGGCCACCTCGGGCCCCGGCGACGAGGTCATCTACGCCTGGCGGTCCTTCGAGGCGTACCCGATCATCACCCAGGTCAGCGGCGCGACCTCGGTCAAGGTGCCGTTGACCGAGGGGGATGTGCACGACCTCGACGCGATGGCGGAGGCGATCACCGACCGGACCCGGCTGATCTTCGTCTGCAACCCCAACAACCCCACCGGCACGGTGGTGCGCCGGGCCGAGCTGGAACGGTTCCTCGACCGGGTGCCGGGCGACGTGCTGGTGGTGCTGGACGAGGCGTACAAGGAGTTCATCCGCGACGCCGAGGTGCCCGACGGCATCGAGATCTACCGTGACCGGCCCAACGTGGCCGTGCTGCGGACCTTCTCCAAGGCGTACGGCCTGGCCGGGCTGCGGGTCGGCTTCGCGGTGGCGCACGAGCCGGTGGCCGCGGCGCTGCGCAAGACCGCCGTCCCCTTCGGCGTGAGCCAGCTCGCCCAGGATGCGGCGGTGGCCTCGCTCCGCGCGGAGGACGAGCTGCTGGGCCGGGTCGGGTCGCTGGTCGCCGAGCGGGCCCGGGTGAGCGCGGAGCTGGCGCGCCAGGGCTGGACGGTGCCGGAGTCGCAGGCCAACTTCGTCTGGCTCCGGCTCGGCGAGCGCACCGTCGACTTCGCGGGCGCCTGTGAGCGGGCCGGGGTCGTCGTCCGCCCGTTCGCGGGCGAGGGCGTACGGGTGACGATCGGCGAGACCGAGGGCAACGACCTGTTCCTCAAGACGGCGGAGGCGTTCCGCGCGGAGCTGTAG
- a CDS encoding YibE/F family protein, whose translation MTSPRNDPAPQPSQGHTHTHSHAHSHGPAAPVSRHLRKVIAAVLIPFATAVVVGLIAFWPGGAPDHERTGVGFDRQTQDGKVVQVVQVDCADVNAAQVPPTGDTSTPSGREAVNEQEGECAKATIEVTSGDDKGRRFVEVVQPDAPRQLKEGQGVVVAYAPDAPRDLQYSVTDVNRKVPMALLGGIFALAVVLVGRMRGVMALVALAVSFAILTLFILPAILQGSNPLVVAVIGASAIMLAALYLCHGVTARTSVAVIGTLISLLLIGLLGSLFIGWASLSGNTDDNTGLIHGLYPDIDMSGLLLAGVIIGSLGVLDDVTVTQTSAVWELHQADPEMGWKGLYRAGIRIGRDHIASVVNTLVLAYAGAALPLLLLFSIAQSSVGTVANSELVAEEIVRTLVGSIGLVASVPVTTGLAALVVSADRTGPHGAQAATAAPARTGRGRRRKTG comes from the coding sequence GTGACCTCCCCTCGAAACGACCCCGCACCCCAGCCGTCCCAGGGCCACACCCACACCCACTCCCACGCCCACAGCCACGGGCCGGCCGCCCCGGTCTCCCGGCATCTGCGCAAGGTCATCGCCGCCGTCCTGATCCCGTTCGCGACGGCGGTCGTCGTCGGCCTGATCGCGTTCTGGCCCGGTGGCGCGCCCGATCACGAGCGCACCGGTGTCGGTTTCGACCGCCAGACCCAGGACGGCAAGGTCGTCCAGGTCGTCCAGGTCGACTGCGCGGACGTCAACGCCGCGCAGGTGCCGCCGACCGGTGACACCTCCACCCCTTCGGGGCGGGAGGCCGTCAACGAGCAGGAGGGGGAATGCGCGAAGGCCACCATCGAGGTGACCAGCGGCGACGACAAGGGCCGCCGGTTCGTCGAGGTGGTCCAGCCGGACGCCCCGCGCCAGCTGAAGGAGGGGCAGGGCGTCGTCGTCGCGTACGCCCCCGACGCGCCGCGCGACCTCCAGTACTCGGTGACCGATGTGAACCGGAAGGTCCCGATGGCGCTGCTGGGCGGGATCTTCGCCCTTGCGGTGGTCCTGGTGGGCCGGATGCGCGGGGTGATGGCGCTGGTGGCCCTGGCCGTGTCGTTCGCCATCCTGACGCTGTTCATCCTGCCGGCGATCCTCCAGGGATCGAATCCGCTGGTGGTGGCGGTGATCGGGGCCAGCGCGATCATGCTGGCGGCCCTCTATCTCTGCCACGGCGTGACGGCCCGTACGTCGGTCGCGGTCATCGGCACGCTGATCTCGCTGCTGCTGATCGGGCTGCTGGGCTCGCTGTTCATCGGCTGGGCCAGCCTGAGCGGCAACACCGACGACAACACCGGCCTCATCCACGGCCTCTACCCGGACATCGACATGAGCGGTCTGCTGCTGGCGGGCGTCATCATCGGTTCGCTGGGCGTGCTCGACGATGTGACGGTCACCCAGACCTCCGCGGTCTGGGAACTGCACCAGGCCGACCCGGAGATGGGTTGGAAGGGGCTGTACCGGGCAGGTATCAGAATCGGGAGGGACCACATCGCCTCGGTGGTCAACACCCTCGTCCTGGCGTACGCGGGTGCGGCGCTGCCGCTGCTGCTGCTCTTCTCCATCGCGCAGAGCAGTGTGGGGACGGTGGCCAACAGCGAGCTGGTGGCCGAGGAGATCGTCCGCACGCTGGTCGGGTCGATCGGGCTGGTCGCCTCGGTGCCGGTGACCACGGGGCTCGCCGCGCTGGTCGTCTCCGCGGACCGCACGGGGCCACACGGCGCGCAGGCGGCAACGGCCGCACCCGCGCGGACCGGCCGGGGCCGTCGCCGTAAGACGGGGTGA
- a CDS encoding DUF805 domain-containing protein produces MNWYLAVLKNYAGFSGRARRKEYWMFTLISFVISLVLTIIGNAIGAEFISYIYSVAILVPSLAVAVRRLHDTGRSGWWLLIAIVPLIGAIVLIVFLATEGKPETNQHGANPKLSPQAA; encoded by the coding sequence ATGAACTGGTACCTGGCCGTACTCAAGAACTACGCAGGCTTCAGCGGACGCGCGCGCCGCAAGGAGTACTGGATGTTCACGCTCATCAGCTTCGTCATCAGCCTGGTGCTCACGATCATCGGTAACGCGATCGGCGCGGAGTTCATCTCGTACATCTACTCCGTCGCGATTCTCGTCCCGTCGCTCGCCGTCGCCGTGCGCCGTCTGCACGACACCGGCCGCTCCGGCTGGTGGCTGCTGATCGCGATCGTCCCCCTGATCGGCGCCATCGTCCTGATCGTCTTCCTCGCCACCGAGGGCAAGCCGGAGACGAACCAGCACGGCGCCAACCCGAAGCTGTCTCCGCAGGCAGCCTGA
- the cydB gene encoding cytochrome d ubiquinol oxidase subunit II: MELHDVWFVLIAVLWTGYFFLEGFDFGIGVLTKLLARDRKEKRVLINTIGPVWDGNEVWLLTAGGATFAAFPEWYATLFSGFYLPLLIILFCLIVRGVAFEYRAKRPEERWQTNWETAIFWTSLIPAVLWGVAFGNIVRGVKIDADMEYVGSFWDLLNPYAILGGLVTLTLFTFHGTVFAGLKTAGDIRVRARALALKLGPVTALLALGFLLWTQADNGDGWSLGALIVAAVSLLAAIGAVAKGREGWSFAFSGVTIAAAVAMLFLTLFPNVMPSSLNDAWSLTVTNASSSPYTLTIMTWCAGIATPIVLLYQSWTYWVFRKRIGTQHIADAH; encoded by the coding sequence ATGGAACTCCACGACGTCTGGTTCGTGCTCATCGCCGTCCTCTGGACCGGCTACTTCTTCCTGGAGGGGTTCGACTTCGGTATCGGGGTCCTCACCAAACTGCTGGCCCGCGACCGCAAGGAGAAGCGGGTCCTGATCAACACGATCGGGCCCGTCTGGGACGGCAACGAGGTCTGGCTGCTCACTGCGGGCGGTGCGACCTTCGCCGCCTTCCCCGAGTGGTACGCCACCCTCTTCTCCGGCTTCTACCTGCCGCTGCTGATCATCCTGTTCTGCCTGATCGTGCGGGGCGTCGCCTTCGAGTACCGCGCCAAGCGGCCCGAGGAGCGCTGGCAGACCAACTGGGAGACCGCGATCTTCTGGACCTCCCTGATCCCCGCCGTGCTGTGGGGCGTGGCGTTCGGGAACATCGTGCGGGGCGTGAAGATCGACGCCGACATGGAGTACGTCGGCAGCTTCTGGGATCTCCTCAACCCGTACGCGATCCTCGGCGGCCTCGTCACGCTCACCCTCTTCACCTTCCACGGAACGGTGTTCGCCGGCCTCAAGACGGCGGGCGACATCCGGGTCCGGGCCCGTGCCCTGGCACTGAAGCTGGGACCCGTCACCGCGCTCCTCGCGCTGGGCTTCCTGCTCTGGACCCAGGCCGACAACGGGGACGGCTGGAGCCTGGGGGCCCTGATCGTGGCGGCGGTGTCGCTGCTGGCGGCGATCGGAGCCGTCGCCAAGGGGCGTGAGGGCTGGTCGTTCGCGTTCTCGGGCGTGACGATCGCGGCAGCGGTCGCGATGCTCTTCCTGACGCTCTTCCCGAACGTCATGCCGTCCTCGCTGAACGACGCCTGGAGCCTCACGGTCACCAACGCCTCGTCCAGCCCGTACACGCTCACGATCATGACCTGGTGTGCGGGCATCGCCACGCCCATCGTGCTGCTCTACCAGAGCTGGACCTACTGGGTCTTCCGTAAGCGCATCGGCACCCAGCACATCGCCGACGCGCACTGA
- a CDS encoding IclR family transcriptional regulator: MTTASSTAVPTLIGSVQRALRLLEAVGAHRDGAPAKQLAREAGLPLPTAYHLLRTLTHEGYLRRENGVFRIGAAAENLTAAPGVRSRPRPASVADSLGHWRDALGAPVYCAVYCDGEIDLIAVADTPGTPAVEEWASFRETGHAHAIGQCLLAQLDERAREDHLDRHPVRPLTRYSVRDRATLLERLRTLRRGEPVIERQEYALGTVCAAIPVTAGATIAAMAISVPLDREDRLLPAVEQLRGEVASLLRSFVFSISI; this comes from the coding sequence TTGACCACGGCGTCGAGCACCGCTGTCCCGACGTTGATCGGTTCGGTTCAGCGGGCGTTGAGGCTGCTGGAGGCTGTGGGTGCTCATCGGGACGGGGCGCCCGCCAAGCAGCTGGCGCGGGAAGCGGGGCTACCGCTTCCGACCGCGTACCACCTGCTGCGCACCCTCACCCATGAGGGTTATCTCCGCCGCGAGAACGGTGTCTTCCGCATCGGCGCGGCAGCCGAGAACCTGACCGCGGCGCCCGGCGTCCGGAGTCGCCCGCGCCCCGCGTCGGTCGCCGACTCCCTCGGCCACTGGCGGGACGCCCTCGGGGCCCCGGTGTACTGCGCCGTCTACTGCGACGGCGAGATCGACCTGATCGCGGTCGCGGACACCCCCGGCACCCCGGCGGTGGAGGAGTGGGCCTCGTTCCGGGAAACCGGCCACGCGCACGCCATCGGCCAGTGCCTGCTCGCCCAGCTCGACGAGCGGGCCCGCGAGGACCATCTCGACCGGCACCCCGTTCGGCCCCTCACTCGTTACTCAGTGCGAGATCGAGCCACGCTGCTGGAACGGCTGCGCACCCTCCGACGAGGTGAACCGGTCATCGAACGCCAGGAGTACGCACTGGGCACCGTGTGCGCCGCGATTCCGGTCACGGCCGGTGCCACCATTGCGGCGATGGCCATTTCTGTACCCCTGGACCGGGAGGATCGGTTGCTGCCCGCAGTCGAACAGCTACGTGGCGAAGTCGCCAGCCTCTTGCGTTCGTTCGTGTTCTCTATCAGTATCTGA